The following are from one region of the Acipenser ruthenus chromosome 19, fAciRut3.2 maternal haplotype, whole genome shotgun sequence genome:
- the LOC117424235 gene encoding charged multivesicular body protein 6, producing the protein MGNIFGRKRLTRVTEQDRAVLQLKQQRDKLKQYQKRINLHLEKERLLARQLLRDGKKPKALLLLKKKRYQEQLLDKTENQISNLERMVQDIEFAQIEMKVIEGLKIGNDCLKKMHEVMSIEDVERIMEETQDGIDYQRQIDEVLAGSLTREDEDAVLAELEALTQGEEEEEEVEELPEVPTEPLPKVPDTEPEKERVKIKPQQELLAAS; encoded by the exons ATGGGAAACATTTTCGGCAGAAAGAGACTAACCCGAGTCACGGAGCAGGACCGAGCCGTGCTG CAATTAAAGCAGCAGAGAGATAAGCTGAAGCAGTACCAGAAGAGAATCAACCTGCATCTGGAGAAGGAGAGACTGCTGGCACGGCAGCTGCTGCGAGATGGAAAGAAACC GAAAGCCTTGCTGCTACTTAAAAAGAAGAGATACCAGGAACAGCTTCTGGATAAAACAGAAAACCAGATCAGCAATCTGGAGCGCATG GTTCAAGACATCGAATTCGCCCAGATCGAGATGAAAGTCATTGAAGGATTAAAGATCGGCAATGACTGTCTAAAGAAGATGCACGAG GTTATGTCTATTGAAGATGTGGAGCGAATAATGGAGGAGACACAAGATGGAATAGATTATCAGAGG CAAATTGACGAGGTGCTGGCAGGAAGTTTAACACGGGAGGACGAGGATGCTGTGCTGGCTGAGTTGGAAGCTCTTACTCAG ggagaagaggaggaggaggaggtagaAGAGCTCCCGGAGGTCCCCACGGAGCCCCTCCCCAAGGTCCCAGACACAGAGCCAG AAAAGGAGAGGGTCAAAATCAAGCCTCAACAGGAGCTGTTGGCAGCTTCATAA